AACCACGAAAAGAAAATTCTGGTCGTTGATGATGATGAAGTTGTTTCAAAGCTGATCAAAAAGATTTTGGAAGGAAGAAGAAAATACAAAGTATTTATCGCCAAGGATGGATTCCAGGCCGGGGAAGCAGTCAGCGATTTTGAACCGGGCCTGGTAATTTTGGACATCATGCTTCCAGGGATCAATGGCTACGACGTCTGCAAAATGATCAAAGAAAAGCATAAAAAAATAAAGATACTTGGGATCACTGGTTATGACACAGAGGAGAATATCCGCAAAATGCTTGCCTCAGGTGCGGATGATTTAATGGTAAAACCCGTTGTAACCAGTGAACTGGTGAAAAAAGTCGGTTCGTTTTTCAAGTGAACAGGATCGAAATTCCTGACAATCTCAGTGAAGGGAGGTGAAAAACATGGCAGTCGAAAAAGC
The sequence above is drawn from the Candidatus Wallbacteria bacterium genome and encodes:
- a CDS encoding response regulator, yielding MLSLLTKQTGKTIRNKTFTTFDISKILEVHPSTVSRWINEGKLKAFNTPGSHKRVSDKNLLEFLKKYDMPIPDSLNHEKKILVVDDDEVVSKLIKKILEGRRKYKVFIAKDGFQAGEAVSDFEPGLVILDIMLPGINGYDVCKMIKEKHKKIKILGITGYDTEENIRKMLASGADDLMVKPVVTSELVKKVGSFFK